A DNA window from Shewanella baltica contains the following coding sequences:
- a CDS encoding TatD family hydrolase has translation MLIDSHCHLDRLKAAPDQQTLEHILASAKARGVDYMLCVNVRQQGFESMRDKVAAFDQVFLSSGVHPLDVKEGLDVEQIRRFATDPKVVAIGETGLDYFYADETKLLQQQCFEQQIALAVEVNKPLIVHTRDAREDTITMLKQGNADKVGGVLHCFTENWEMAKAAIDLGFYISVSGIVTFKNAGELRTVIRKVPQDRLLVETDSPYLAPIPHRGQENQPAYVRDVAEFVAELRGERYEDLAEYTSNNFFNLFKDAARLVGR, from the coding sequence GTGCTTATTGATTCACACTGCCATCTCGATCGCCTTAAAGCGGCGCCTGATCAACAAACCCTAGAACATATTCTGGCCAGCGCGAAAGCCCGTGGCGTGGACTATATGCTATGCGTCAACGTGCGCCAGCAGGGATTTGAATCGATGCGAGATAAAGTTGCAGCCTTCGATCAGGTATTTTTGTCATCGGGCGTGCATCCATTAGACGTTAAAGAAGGGCTTGATGTTGAGCAAATCCGCCGCTTTGCCACCGATCCTAAAGTGGTCGCGATTGGTGAAACTGGCCTAGATTATTTTTATGCCGACGAAACTAAATTGCTGCAACAACAATGTTTTGAGCAGCAGATCGCCCTTGCGGTCGAAGTGAATAAACCTTTGATTGTCCATACTCGCGATGCGCGTGAAGACACGATCACTATGCTTAAGCAGGGCAACGCGGATAAAGTTGGCGGCGTACTGCATTGCTTTACCGAGAATTGGGAAATGGCGAAAGCGGCGATTGACCTTGGCTTTTACATTTCAGTATCAGGCATAGTCACCTTTAAAAATGCCGGTGAACTTCGCACTGTTATCCGTAAAGTGCCACAGGATCGCCTGCTGGTTGAAACAGACTCGCCCTATTTGGCGCCTATTCCACACCGTGGACAAGAAAACCAGCCCGCCTATGTGCGTGATGTTGCTGAGTTTGTGGCCGAGCTTAGAGGTGAGCGCTACGAGGATCTTGCTGAGTACACCAGTAATAACTTCTTTAATTTATTCAAAGATGCGGCGCGTTTAGTCGGCCGTTAG
- a CDS encoding paraquat-inducible protein A → MHENAAENSVILCRSCDLAVRKRALPSGVRALCPRCSTALYDTPYCSVNGMLALCISALVFYFPANFLPVLEIHFFGSIRTTTVFQGAFAVFDQGYWVVGLAVLAAAVIGPGLLLLSILTQILIVKWGLSRLFWRNSLKQLLKFHGVLSQLTMLEIYVISFLVSSFQLSDFSDIYFGMGTFCFTMLFLVTLFLQREYDLEHMWTLLEGHR, encoded by the coding sequence ATGCATGAAAACGCAGCAGAAAATTCAGTAATCCTTTGCCGTTCCTGCGATTTAGCAGTCCGCAAACGTGCCTTGCCAAGCGGTGTCAGAGCCCTTTGCCCCCGTTGCAGTACTGCACTTTATGACACTCCTTACTGCTCTGTAAATGGCATGCTCGCCCTATGTATCTCGGCATTAGTGTTTTATTTTCCTGCCAATTTTTTACCCGTACTCGAAATTCACTTTTTCGGCAGTATTCGCACCACCACAGTTTTTCAGGGCGCGTTTGCAGTATTTGACCAAGGTTATTGGGTTGTAGGTTTAGCCGTGCTTGCCGCCGCTGTGATTGGTCCAGGCTTATTACTATTGTCGATACTGACGCAGATTTTGATTGTGAAATGGGGACTGAGTCGTCTTTTTTGGCGTAACTCATTAAAGCAATTATTGAAGTTTCATGGCGTATTGTCGCAGCTCACTATGCTAGAAATTTATGTGATCAGCTTTTTGGTTTCATCGTTCCAGCTTTCTGATTTTTCGGATATTTATTTTGGCATGGGCACATTTTGCTTCACTATGTTGTTTCTCGTGACTTTGTTTCTACAAAGAGAGTACGACTTAGAGCACATGTGGACTTTATTGGAAGGTCATCGCTGA
- a CDS encoding nucleoside recognition domain-containing protein, which yields MLNRVWLAFFVTALLAIAVQLFNGHIEVLSASVAALFASAKLAAEISLGLIGVLSLWMGLMQVGEKAGVVSAIAFVFEPLLRRLMPEVPKGHPAFGSITMNLTANIFGLDNAATPLGLRAMHDLQSLNPLKTVATNAQILFLVLNTSSVTLVPVTVFLYRAQQGAAAPADIFLPILLATSASTLAGLLVVALVQRISLLNSVVLGYGALMLSGLVASGFYLMTLSAEAIGTVSTAMGNGILLLLVFTFVIVAGIRKVAVYDEFIEGAKAGFAQSIQLIPYLLAMLLAIGLLRASGALDYLLHLIASGVRILGFDTRFVDAMPTALMKPFSGSGARAMMLETMDHHGVDSFAGRLAAIFQGSTETTFYVLAVYFGSVGIRHGRHALACGLTADFAGISAAIAVCYWFYG from the coding sequence GTGCTGAATCGCGTGTGGTTAGCTTTCTTTGTTACGGCATTGCTGGCAATAGCGGTGCAACTGTTCAATGGGCACATAGAAGTCCTATCGGCTTCGGTCGCCGCATTATTTGCTAGCGCTAAGCTTGCCGCTGAAATTTCCCTTGGGCTGATTGGTGTACTTTCTCTGTGGATGGGATTGATGCAGGTGGGCGAGAAGGCCGGAGTGGTCAGCGCTATCGCCTTTGTGTTTGAGCCCTTACTGCGCCGCTTGATGCCAGAAGTGCCCAAGGGCCATCCCGCCTTTGGCAGTATCACGATGAATTTAACGGCGAATATTTTTGGTTTAGATAATGCCGCCACGCCGCTTGGTTTAAGGGCGATGCATGATTTGCAGAGTCTAAATCCGCTAAAAACCGTGGCGACTAATGCGCAAATCTTATTTTTAGTACTTAATACCTCCTCTGTCACCTTAGTGCCTGTGACGGTATTCCTTTACCGTGCCCAGCAAGGTGCAGCCGCGCCTGCGGATATTTTCCTGCCGATTTTACTGGCAACCTCGGCCTCGACACTGGCGGGTTTGTTGGTTGTGGCGTTAGTGCAGCGGATTTCGTTATTAAACTCTGTGGTGCTCGGTTATGGCGCCTTGATGCTCTCTGGCCTAGTGGCGAGTGGTTTTTATCTGATGACCTTAAGTGCTGAAGCCATTGGCACAGTGTCGACGGCAATGGGTAACGGCATTTTATTGTTATTAGTGTTTACCTTCGTCATTGTTGCGGGCATCCGTAAGGTGGCGGTTTATGATGAGTTTATTGAAGGGGCGAAGGCGGGTTTTGCCCAATCTATCCAACTGATCCCTTATTTGCTCGCCATGCTATTAGCGATCGGTTTACTACGCGCATCCGGCGCCTTGGATTATCTGTTGCACTTGATTGCCAGTGGCGTGCGGATATTGGGTTTTGATACGCGTTTTGTCGATGCTATGCCGACCGCGCTGATGAAGCCTTTTAGTGGTTCAGGTGCTAGAGCCATGATGCTCGAGACAATGGATCATCACGGCGTCGATTCTTTTGCTGGCCGATTAGCGGCGATTTTTCAGGGCAGCACTGAAACTACTTTTTATGTTCTCGCCGTGTATTTTGGCTCTGTGGGTATTCGCCATGGCCGCCACGCCTTAGCCTGTGGGTTAACCGCGGATTTTGCGGGGATCAGTGCTGCGATTGCCGTTTGTTATTGGTTTTATGGATAA
- a CDS encoding PilZ domain-containing protein, which translates to MVDLVVNFDTLHQLYRAYMPFIKPAGLFIATSEGHYLGQPLTIAYRLPGATITNEFRGVVVWINPLGASGGRPVGIGIKIVSEPDSHKHHIEKLLSRELASGDLTCTM; encoded by the coding sequence ATGGTAGATCTCGTCGTTAATTTTGATACCTTACATCAGCTATATCGTGCCTATATGCCTTTTATTAAGCCGGCAGGATTATTCATAGCCACCAGTGAAGGGCATTACCTTGGCCAGCCGCTGACGATTGCGTATCGCTTACCGGGCGCGACCATAACGAATGAATTTCGCGGTGTCGTGGTATGGATCAATCCCTTAGGTGCTTCGGGCGGCCGTCCTGTAGGCATTGGCATTAAAATTGTTTCTGAGCCCGATAGCCATAAACACCACATCGAAAAATTACTGTCCCGCGAACTTGCCTCCGGCGATCTAACCTGCACTATGTAG
- the rsmF gene encoding 16S rRNA (cytosine(1407)-C(5))-methyltransferase RsmF — protein sequence MVQLNQNFIDTITQELPAHLSMDEFIAACDRPLRRSIRVNTLKISSDDFKTLMQPKGWTFDPIPWCEDGFWISYDEEEQLGNALEHIQGLFYIQEASSMLPPTALFTPSAFTTSAKWQCVLDLASAPGSKTTQMAALMQNQGLLVANEYSASRVKVLHANVLRMGASHCALTHFDGRVFGEYLYESFDAVLIDAPCGGEGTVRKDADALKHWSLDDVLAISETQKALIESAFLALKPGGSLVYSTCTLNRLENQGVCEYLKQVYGDAVQFESLSDLFDGADRATTAEGFLHVWPQIYDSEGFFVAKLTKTASVPRLLPEPKLQKNFPFTTASAKQAQGIKDYFQQDLGISLPDELIMVRDDEFWLFPHEFNAFIGRMRFQRIGIKLADNSKHGFKVRHEAIIALAGKQLSPTAKTVDVSDVEAKEYLMGRDIPLATAGKAQGEVIVCYGGAPLGMAKHLGNKLKNNLPRDLVKDKVLLLPEQTKSL from the coding sequence ATGGTTCAATTAAATCAAAATTTTATCGATACAATCACCCAAGAACTCCCCGCCCATTTATCCATGGACGAGTTTATTGCCGCTTGCGACAGGCCGCTTAGACGTTCAATTCGGGTCAATACCTTAAAAATCAGCAGCGACGACTTTAAGACTCTGATGCAACCTAAGGGCTGGACGTTTGATCCTATTCCTTGGTGTGAAGACGGATTTTGGATCAGCTACGATGAAGAAGAACAACTCGGCAATGCCTTAGAGCACATTCAGGGCTTATTCTACATTCAAGAAGCCAGCTCTATGTTGCCGCCGACCGCACTTTTTACGCCTAGTGCATTTACGACTAGTGCAAAGTGGCAGTGCGTACTCGATCTCGCCTCTGCGCCGGGTTCAAAAACCACGCAAATGGCCGCATTGATGCAAAACCAAGGTTTATTGGTAGCGAATGAGTATTCGGCGAGCCGCGTGAAAGTATTGCACGCCAATGTGCTGCGCATGGGCGCAAGTCACTGTGCTCTCACCCATTTCGATGGCCGTGTGTTTGGCGAATACCTGTACGAAAGTTTCGATGCAGTGCTCATTGATGCGCCCTGTGGCGGCGAAGGCACAGTGCGTAAAGATGCCGATGCGCTAAAACACTGGAGCCTTGACGATGTGTTGGCCATTAGTGAAACCCAAAAAGCCTTAATCGAATCAGCGTTTCTCGCCCTGAAACCCGGCGGCAGTTTGGTCTACTCAACCTGCACCTTAAACCGCCTCGAAAACCAAGGCGTGTGCGAGTATTTAAAGCAAGTCTACGGCGATGCCGTGCAATTTGAATCCTTAAGTGATTTATTTGATGGCGCTGATCGAGCCACGACAGCCGAAGGCTTCTTGCATGTCTGGCCGCAGATTTACGACAGTGAAGGTTTCTTTGTCGCTAAATTGACAAAAACTGCCTCTGTGCCGCGATTACTGCCTGAGCCTAAACTGCAGAAAAACTTCCCCTTCACGACCGCATCAGCGAAACAAGCTCAAGGGATCAAAGACTATTTTCAGCAGGATTTAGGTATCAGCTTACCGGACGAACTCATCATGGTTCGCGATGATGAATTCTGGCTATTTCCTCATGAATTCAACGCTTTTATCGGCCGTATGCGCTTTCAGCGTATTGGCATTAAACTCGCCGATAACAGTAAGCACGGGTTTAAAGTCCGCCATGAAGCGATTATTGCTTTAGCGGGAAAACAACTTAGCCCAACGGCAAAAACGGTCGATGTGAGCGATGTTGAAGCTAAAGAGTATTTAATGGGGCGAGATATTCCCTTAGCCACCGCAGGCAAAGCCCAAGGTGAAGTGATCGTCTGTTATGGCGGCGCGCCATTAGGCATGGCGAAACATTTAGGCAATAAGTTAAAAAACAACCTGCCCAGAGACTTAGTGAAAGATAAAGTGTTATTGCTACCAGAACAGACAAAATCGTTATAG
- a CDS encoding paraquat-inducible protein A: MKQQGKDIGLCLCKVCRLLNSSDLSHCQRCEAELQVRDYSSLQKSWALLITAAILLVPANIYPITMLTNQGQVRHDTIFSGILHLVHSDMLPIAVIVFTASILVPWIKIIGLSIYLCAISFDIPISKKKLMVGFHIIEWIGRWSMLDLFVISITVALVNMGQLLDAKPAPAATAFALVILLTQLAAKVLDTRLLWDRLEPQDDTN, translated from the coding sequence ATGAAGCAACAAGGTAAAGATATCGGCCTGTGTCTGTGTAAGGTCTGCCGCCTGCTCAATAGTAGTGACCTCAGCCACTGCCAGCGCTGTGAAGCTGAGTTGCAGGTCAGGGACTATTCTAGCCTGCAAAAAAGTTGGGCTTTGTTGATTACCGCTGCCATTTTGCTGGTGCCTGCAAACATTTACCCTATCACTATGCTGACCAACCAAGGGCAAGTGCGGCACGACACCATTTTTTCGGGCATTTTGCATCTAGTGCATTCAGATATGTTGCCCATTGCCGTGATAGTTTTTACTGCCAGTATTTTAGTGCCATGGATTAAAATCATCGGCTTATCCATTTATCTGTGTGCGATCAGCTTTGATATTCCGATTTCAAAAAAGAAATTGATGGTGGGTTTTCACATCATCGAATGGATTGGTCGTTGGTCAATGCTCGATTTATTTGTCATCTCAATCACAGTGGCATTAGTGAATATGGGACAACTACTCGACGCTAAACCCGCGCCTGCAGCGACCGCATTTGCCTTGGTTATTCTGTTAACTCAGTTAGCCGCAAAAGTGTTAGACACTCGTTTACTCTGGGATCGATTGGAACCTCAAGATGACACAAATTGA
- a CDS encoding YebG family protein, with product MAVITQFVVVREGVEKMTFTSKKEADAYDKMLDIADNLIPFIQKADLGIDESVGEKLAFYFANNKDELTNLLKGVVQVNSTPTNPPVAKKTAKKTEAAE from the coding sequence ATGGCAGTAATAACACAGTTTGTCGTGGTCAGAGAAGGGGTTGAAAAGATGACATTCACATCTAAGAAGGAGGCTGATGCCTACGATAAGATGCTCGATATCGCCGATAACCTTATCCCCTTCATTCAAAAAGCTGATTTAGGTATAGATGAAAGCGTGGGCGAAAAGCTCGCATTCTATTTTGCTAACAATAAAGATGAGCTGACGAACTTGCTTAAAGGTGTCGTTCAGGTTAATAGTACGCCAACGAATCCACCTGTTGCGAAAAAAACGGCTAAAAAGACCGAAGCAGCAGAATAA
- a CDS encoding PqiB family protein, translating to MTQIESPKVVKKKLFSPIWLLPIVALALGAWLGIKSIKESGVEIQIHFPSATGIDVGKTLVKYQGLTVGKVKDIGIDEDLKGVNVKVMMDYRAKPFLNKETLFWLVTPKASITGVEGLDALFSGNYIAIQPGKGNASTFFEAERQPPPMQIGSEGVMVELTSDKLGSLDVGSPIFFRQIPVGSVVSYRLDGNQRVIISAFIQEQYARLVKKNSHFWNVSGVKIDASLTGVKVSSESLASILAGGVSFSSDDKADIAKNGDIFSLYDSETTALGGIEINLTMADANGVDKGTRIVYRGINIGSILSKQLTANGVIAVAKFEPQYGSLLTNDGVFWLEGADISLSGIKNPERLLTGSVINFLPGINTKTAMPSSFALQAKAPDLLQSKKRFLTLTSAENMGISAGAEVRFKQIPIGSVLAVKLTKDLSAVEYQLELQPEFASLIRSDSYFVPESALTVKASLEGVSVKARDFTTLTQGAVSLIQGHSDTPLAANSALTLFSSVDAATAFYDRQQQVHLTLISQDGADVSQGSPIYYKKMQIGTVDSVNWQSKTEDFAIKLAIDKQFQPLLKKPNVFWRNSAVDISASLAGIDVAVAPLQGALKGSISLGLLDSNDKASNAANLKLYESKQLALTQAQAIRLTLPASSKLAAKAAIRYQGHQVGEVSQVKLNADLNTLTATAYLYGEYAEHFSRSDCEYHLVDAQISLAGIKAPETLITGPYIGVLPGTSSQKATQFVANLAASSYANVAEDALKFTLEDSNLGSMKVGTPIFFRGIKVGQIDGYHLSTQGNSVLMQAHIEPQYSHLVNQSSQFWDASGIKVDVGLFSGAQIEAGSLETLLAGGINVATKDTTQEGNRLAAGTVLRLQHKAENEWQEWAPAQ from the coding sequence ATGACACAAATTGAATCGCCGAAAGTTGTAAAGAAAAAACTCTTTTCGCCCATTTGGCTGCTGCCTATTGTCGCGTTAGCATTGGGTGCGTGGCTGGGCATTAAGAGCATTAAAGAATCGGGCGTTGAAATTCAAATTCACTTTCCGAGCGCCACTGGGATTGACGTAGGTAAAACCTTAGTCAAATACCAAGGCTTGACTGTCGGTAAAGTCAAAGACATAGGAATAGATGAAGATCTCAAGGGCGTAAACGTTAAAGTCATGATGGACTACCGTGCTAAGCCTTTCTTAAATAAGGAAACTCTCTTCTGGCTGGTCACCCCTAAGGCCAGTATCACAGGTGTTGAAGGCTTAGATGCGTTGTTTTCGGGTAACTACATCGCGATTCAACCGGGCAAAGGTAATGCGTCAACCTTCTTCGAGGCTGAACGCCAACCGCCGCCGATGCAAATCGGCTCAGAAGGTGTGATGGTCGAACTGACCTCAGACAAACTCGGTTCGTTGGATGTTGGCTCGCCAATATTTTTCCGCCAAATCCCCGTGGGCAGTGTGGTCAGCTATCGTTTAGATGGCAATCAAAGGGTCATCATCAGTGCCTTCATTCAAGAACAATACGCGCGATTAGTGAAGAAAAACTCTCACTTTTGGAACGTCTCCGGCGTTAAAATTGATGCATCACTGACTGGGGTTAAAGTCAGCTCTGAGAGTTTGGCATCCATTCTGGCTGGCGGCGTGAGTTTCAGCTCTGACGATAAAGCAGATATTGCCAAAAACGGTGACATTTTTTCGCTTTATGATTCAGAAACCACAGCCCTTGGCGGCATAGAAATAAACCTGACCATGGCTGATGCTAACGGTGTCGACAAAGGCACTCGTATTGTTTATCGCGGCATCAATATCGGCAGCATTTTAAGCAAGCAACTCACCGCCAATGGCGTAATAGCCGTGGCTAAGTTTGAACCTCAATACGGTTCACTGCTAACTAACGACGGCGTGTTTTGGCTTGAAGGTGCCGATATTTCCCTCTCAGGCATTAAAAATCCAGAGCGTTTACTAACGGGCAGCGTGATCAACTTCCTGCCGGGTATTAATACAAAAACGGCGATGCCAAGCAGTTTTGCCTTACAAGCCAAAGCCCCTGATTTACTGCAATCGAAGAAGCGTTTCTTGACCTTAACCTCAGCCGAAAACATGGGCATTTCAGCGGGCGCCGAAGTTCGCTTTAAGCAAATCCCCATTGGCTCAGTACTTGCGGTTAAGTTAACCAAAGATTTATCGGCGGTGGAATACCAACTCGAGTTACAACCTGAGTTTGCTAGCCTAATTCGCAGCGACAGCTATTTTGTGCCTGAGTCGGCATTAACAGTAAAAGCATCACTAGAGGGCGTGTCAGTCAAAGCAAGGGACTTTACGACGCTCACTCAAGGTGCGGTTAGCTTGATCCAAGGCCACAGCGATACGCCACTCGCCGCCAACAGCGCCCTCACCTTGTTTAGCTCAGTGGATGCCGCGACAGCCTTCTATGATCGTCAGCAACAAGTACATCTGACCTTAATCAGTCAAGATGGCGCCGATGTCAGCCAAGGCTCACCGATTTACTATAAAAAGATGCAAATTGGCACAGTTGACTCTGTGAACTGGCAAAGTAAGACCGAAGACTTTGCTATCAAGCTCGCTATCGACAAACAGTTCCAGCCCTTGCTGAAAAAGCCGAATGTGTTCTGGCGTAACAGCGCCGTGGATATTAGCGCCAGTCTTGCGGGCATTGATGTTGCGGTCGCACCGCTTCAAGGAGCATTAAAGGGCAGCATCAGTCTGGGATTGCTTGATAGCAATGACAAAGCCAGCAATGCAGCTAACTTAAAACTCTATGAGAGCAAGCAGTTGGCATTAACGCAGGCGCAGGCGATTCGCCTCACCCTACCCGCCTCAAGCAAACTGGCGGCCAAGGCAGCGATTCGTTATCAAGGTCATCAAGTGGGTGAAGTGTCGCAGGTGAAGCTCAATGCCGATCTCAATACACTCACTGCAACGGCCTATCTCTACGGCGAATACGCCGAACATTTCAGCCGCAGCGACTGTGAATATCATCTAGTGGATGCGCAAATTTCTCTAGCAGGAATTAAAGCGCCAGAAACCTTGATCACTGGCCCTTATATCGGTGTGCTACCGGGTACAAGCAGTCAAAAAGCGACCCAGTTTGTCGCCAACCTCGCTGCCAGCAGCTATGCCAATGTTGCCGAAGATGCGCTTAAATTTACCCTAGAAGATAGCAACTTAGGCTCGATGAAAGTCGGCACACCTATCTTCTTCCGTGGTATCAAAGTCGGTCAAATCGATGGTTATCACCTGTCGACACAGGGCAATAGCGTGCTGATGCAAGCCCATATTGAGCCGCAGTACAGTCACTTAGTGAATCAAAGCAGTCAGTTCTGGGATGCTTCTGGGATTAAAGTTGATGTTGGCCTATTCTCAGGCGCGCAAATCGAAGCGGGCTCGCTGGAAACCTTACTCGCTGGCGGTATTAATGTCGCGACTAAGGACACGACTCAAGAGGGTAATCGTTTAGCAGCAGGAACAGTATTAAGATTGCAACACAAAGCCGAAAACGAATGGCAGGAATGGGCACCCGCCCAGTAA
- a CDS encoding GAF domain-containing protein encodes MKSKFYESLNRQALALLEGEDDLVAAMANFSALLNDNLTELNWVGFYVMRGEQLVLGPFQGKVACTRIPLGKGVCGTAAFTNQTQRVADVHQFDGHIACDSASNSEIVVPVCAQGNVVAVLDIDSPIFDRFDEEDQKGLELLVKSFENCLFD; translated from the coding sequence ATGAAATCGAAATTTTATGAGTCACTTAACCGTCAAGCCTTGGCCTTGTTGGAAGGGGAAGACGACCTTGTTGCGGCAATGGCGAATTTTTCAGCCTTACTCAATGATAATTTAACTGAGCTGAACTGGGTGGGATTCTACGTTATGCGTGGCGAACAACTCGTATTAGGCCCATTTCAAGGTAAAGTGGCTTGTACACGTATTCCGTTAGGAAAAGGCGTGTGTGGTACGGCGGCATTCACCAATCAAACCCAGCGAGTGGCCGATGTTCATCAATTTGATGGCCATATTGCCTGTGATTCTGCCAGTAATTCTGAAATCGTTGTGCCAGTTTGTGCTCAAGGTAACGTGGTTGCCGTGCTCGATATTGACAGCCCAATCTTCGATCGTTTCGACGAAGAAGACCAAAAGGGGCTGGAATTACTGGTTAAAAGTTTTGAAAACTGCCTATTTGATTAA
- the proQ gene encoding RNA chaperone ProQ — protein sequence MESTEKLTDTNAILAYLYETFPLCFIAEGETKPLKIGLFQDLAERLADDSKVSKTQLRVALRRYTSSWRYLKCVKAGAQRVNLDGEPCGELEQEHIDHAQAMLKESQDKAKAKRVALAPKSAAKKAPKKVAVPQRAKTERPAKPAPKAAAPVVNYVQAQLTDLTKKQRVNVKLGMTPVAGVITDINKEDIHVQLDSGLTIKVRAEHILL from the coding sequence ATGGAATCAACAGAAAAGTTGACCGACACCAATGCAATTTTGGCGTATTTGTATGAAACATTTCCTTTGTGCTTTATTGCTGAAGGTGAAACTAAGCCATTAAAAATCGGATTGTTTCAAGATTTGGCTGAAAGGTTGGCTGATGATTCTAAAGTCAGTAAAACTCAGCTCAGAGTTGCCTTAAGACGTTACACCAGCAGCTGGCGCTATTTAAAGTGCGTTAAAGCGGGCGCACAACGCGTTAATCTGGATGGCGAACCTTGCGGCGAGTTAGAGCAAGAGCACATTGACCATGCTCAAGCCATGTTGAAAGAAAGTCAGGATAAAGCTAAAGCGAAACGTGTAGCACTCGCACCTAAGTCTGCGGCGAAGAAAGCACCTAAAAAGGTGGCTGTTCCTCAACGTGCTAAAACTGAGCGTCCTGCTAAGCCTGCGCCTAAAGCAGCAGCGCCAGTCGTAAATTATGTCCAAGCACAATTGACTGATTTAACGAAAAAACAACGCGTCAATGTTAAGTTAGGTATGACACCCGTAGCCGGTGTGATTACTGATATTAATAAGGAAGATATTCATGTTCAGCTTGATAGTGGCCTAACGATTAAAGTTAGAGCAGAACATATCCTGCTGTAA
- the holB gene encoding DNA polymerase III subunit delta', translating into MVVESGFTAAQLPWLEGPRQAFLAQLTRQKMPHAQLVGIDSAYGGELLSVFMARAAMCLQPTPAEACGFCKSCQLFDAGNHPDFYHIAADGNQIKVDQIRELCTRLTATAQQSGMRVAIIHHSERLNSAAANALLKTLEEPGKDTLLILQSDTPARLMATVSSRCQRIPFVVPSREIIKNWLAQQCDIKEDVTWCLSVVGGPLQLAESLQSEGGQQSRYQSLLQFRKDWAQSLSSGHLCASLLTISEQQIIDVLKVLYLLIRQVLLKNSHQDAFIHAQLGNLAAKIMGMCHSLSTMPSVNYLALCQSYVLEYREITNK; encoded by the coding sequence ATGGTAGTTGAGTCTGGGTTTACGGCTGCGCAATTGCCTTGGCTCGAAGGGCCAAGGCAGGCATTTTTAGCGCAACTAACGCGGCAAAAAATGCCCCATGCGCAGCTTGTCGGCATTGATTCTGCCTATGGTGGTGAGCTGCTGAGTGTATTTATGGCGCGTGCGGCCATGTGTTTGCAGCCAACACCGGCGGAGGCCTGCGGTTTTTGTAAGTCTTGTCAGCTTTTTGATGCGGGCAATCATCCCGATTTTTACCATATTGCTGCCGATGGCAATCAAATTAAAGTCGATCAAATTCGTGAGCTTTGCACGCGTCTTACTGCTACAGCCCAGCAAAGCGGTATGCGAGTGGCGATTATTCATCATAGCGAGCGGCTTAACTCCGCTGCCGCCAACGCTCTCCTTAAAACCCTTGAGGAGCCGGGTAAAGACACTTTACTGATATTGCAGTCGGATACGCCTGCACGTTTAATGGCGACGGTCAGCAGTCGTTGTCAGCGCATTCCCTTCGTTGTGCCAAGTCGAGAAATCATCAAAAACTGGTTAGCGCAGCAATGTGATATCAAAGAGGATGTTACTTGGTGCTTGAGTGTGGTGGGTGGACCGCTACAGTTGGCAGAGAGCTTGCAGTCTGAAGGTGGTCAACAGAGCCGTTATCAATCCTTGCTACAGTTTCGCAAAGATTGGGCCCAAAGTTTGTCGTCTGGTCATCTGTGTGCTAGTTTGTTAACTATAAGTGAACAACAAATAATTGATGTTCTTAAGGTTTTATACCTGCTTATACGACAGGTGTTACTGAAAAATAGCCACCAAGATGCGTTTATCCATGCGCAGCTCGGGAACTTGGCGGCCAAGATCATGGGAATGTGTCATAGCTTAAGTACAATGCCGAGCGTCAATTATCTGGCCTTGTGTCAAAGTTATGTCTTAGAATATAGAGAGATAACAAATAAGTAA